In a single window of the Brachionichthys hirsutus isolate HB-005 chromosome 18, CSIRO-AGI_Bhir_v1, whole genome shotgun sequence genome:
- the fabp7a gene encoding fatty acid binding protein 7, brain, a yields MVDAFCATWKLVDSQNFDEYMKALGVGFATRQVGNVTKPTVILSQDGDKLVVKTLSTFRNTELSTKLGEEFDETTPDDRHVKSTFTMEGDNLVQVQKWDGKETKFVREIKDGKMVMTLTFEGVQAIRTYEKA; encoded by the exons ATGGTTGATGCTTTCTGCGCTACGTGGAAACTGGTCGACAGCCAGAACTTTGACGAATACATGAAGGCACTTG GTGTTGGTTTTGCCACAAGACAAGTGGGCAATGTCACCAAACCAACTGTAATACTCAGCCAGGACGGAGACAAACTGGTGGTGAAAACCCTGAGCACCTTCAGGAACACCGAGCTCTCCACCAAGCTGGGAGAGGAGTTTGATGAGACCACACCGGATGACCGACATGTGAAA TCTACTTTCACCATGGAGGGAGACAACCTGGTGCAAGTACAGAAGTGGGATGGCAAGGAAACCAAATTTGTCAGAGAAATAAAGGACGGAAAGATGGTGATG ACTTTGACATTTGAGGGAGTCCAGGCGATCCGCACGTATGAGAAAGCCTGA
- the usp40 gene encoding ubiquitin carboxyl-terminal hydrolase 40, translated as MFGNLFDQEEEEENGFAAASSTGRDEPPPPRGRSNVCGIKNQGGTCYLNSLLQTLLFTPEFREKLFSLGPEELGSLSDKEKPGAKVRVIPLELQRLFASLLLVDQQSASTADLTDSFGWNSTEGTNQHDVQELNRILFSALEHSLVATSGSAFIQQLYHGTIVNSIVCKECGNVSQRQEDFLDLTLCVCGVSSLEETLWHMFVEEELFEGNNLYRCGQCDRLVTAAKSAKLRKLPPFITMSLLRFSFDFVKCERYKETGRYNFPFAINLQPFCEQTDGEDPDYSYDLFSVIIHKGGCYGGHYHVYIRDIDQLFKWEPPEEECKLKTQKKVEEIKNEACGPTLQEDDPLSVLTAIVSQEPSKIVLLDQLGQKLMDKIGSSWSKRFRKHYGPIGKFLKSHNDVFMLLSNGTQVTLKPNTPGPVTAPPGPADHATNADRSTHANPKDSKQQEPEDEQGSHWFDLNDSTVTSIRKSDIEKQFQGKESAYMLFYRKTQLHRPSEALNNPQYKVPPHLIQLAKEENVKLQQMREKFEATNNTIELRLHLAHRYRLENGALQPISKQNGSSALSFDRRKTVGDLRLAIYQMQELWEGDMALTMAKSLPAGLHLYNTMTDDGVSLYGAGIQTNSDLFVWNGKEVCGVSVLTGAEWEPVLLTVVRPFLGQDAAECEAGSGGSENGGARLKREARGFAGAVTLGQVRAALGEPKQILLCQERKGGPRGEQGEGEGGGATGWRLFPPADMQRTLKELSLKDGDALLVLEPQSLDSSVFTLNGDIVTVTTPSDCRWLMVEFRPPVGVEEEEEERRKIKVPATGNMLLWEVKRRAIEELQLNKQPRDARFCLRQMDCTGKLLPPVCEELSVRDAGVRLMTTLTLCPGNAPKASQIFLHFSVGAAPPAGIEMDIIVENSCTVKECLKAMLDCVGLDGTCWHLSRLDWCEEVGEPLMDEDASLSELKIINGEILIITEGQLPPKGFLKLSVWLYLDPANAALQFNHTDDGRPEEPTLAVVMERPRRSPPLCADDRAQLRNAGQVEISEDATLEDLKTQVLTLPALQDVCVPTAAFVRVWQLDGGQLARILRGQQFTLKKLKLTGGTDLCVQQLLKEEDLSPKEMLLHVKMGVPGERRYYPAEELIWDASHDSAPHSLRSCLAAHYGLSPDSLLLAKHQPAKHTWEEISNWSQQVSKKKRKKKAESLLGAPFHFKDGDTIGIKNLLIDNNRDFVTLEDEQGQQRLREQAEERRKGEQATGGDGPQKKTGLNKVRKPEVALSISVGVFR; from the exons ATGTTTGGCAATCTGTTCgatcaggaggaggaagaggagaacggCTTCGCAGCGGCTTCCTCCACGGGGAGAGACGAGCCACCTCCGCCCCGAGGAAGAAGCAATGTGTGCGGCATCAAGAACCAAGGGGGGACCTGCTACCTCAACTCTCTGCTGCAGACCCTGCTGTTCACGCCAGAGTTCAGAG AGAAGCTGTTCAGTCTGGGGCCAGAAGAACTCGGAAGCCTGTCGGACAAAGAGAAGCCGGGGGCCAAA GTCAGAGTAATCCCGCTGGAGCTGCAGAGACTGTTTGCCAGTTTGCTGCTGGTGGATCAGCAGAGCGCCTCGACTGCAGACCTCACCGATAGTTTCGGCTGGAACAGCACTGAG GGAACGAACCAGCACGATGTGCAGGAGCTGAACAGGATCCTGTTCAGTGCCCTGGAGCATTCTCTCGTGGCTACCTCTGGCAGCGCTTTCATCCAGCAGCTGTACCACGGCACCATCGTCAACAGCATTGTCTGCAAGGAGTGTGGCAATGTCAGCCAGAGACAG gagGACTTCCTGGACCTGACGCTGTGTGTCTGCGGCGTGTCCAGCCTGGAGGAGACTCTGTGGCACATGTTTGTGGAGGAAGAGCTGTTTGAGGGTAATAACCTGTACCGCTGTGGACAGTGTGACCGGCTGGTTACAGCTGCCAAG TCCGCCAAGCTTAGGAAGCTTCCCCCCTTCATCACCATGTCTTTGCTGAGATTCAGCTTCGACTTTGTTAAATGTGAACGCTACAAGGAGACGGGACGCTACAATTTCCCCTTCGCCATCAACCTGCAGCCGTTCTGTGAGCAG ACTGATGGGGAGGACCCTGATTACTCCTACGACCTGTTCTCGGTGATTATCCATAAGGGTGGCTGCTATGGCGGCCATTACCATGTTTATATCAGGGATATTGATCAGCTGTTCAAGTGGGAGCCACcg GAGGAGGAATGTAAACTGAAGACCCAGAAAAAAGTGGAGGAGATCAAGAACGAAGCATGCGGGCCAACGTTACAAGAAGATGACCCTTTGTCTGTCCTCACTGCGATTGTTTCCCAG GAGCCATCAAAGATTGTTCTGTTGGACCAACTGGGACAGAAACTCATGGATAAGATTGGTTCATCCTGGAGCAAACGGTTCAGAAAGCACTACGGTCCTATTGGAAAG TTCCTGAAGTCCCACAATGATGTTTTTATGTTGCTATCCAACGGCACTCAAGTGACATTGAAGCCAAACACGCCGGGCCCTGTGACCGCACCTCCTGGCCCAGCAGACCACGCCACTAACGCTGACCGTTCAACACATGCAAACCCCAAAGATTCAAAACAACAAGAACCCGAAGACGAG CAGGGCAGCCACTGGTTCGACTTGAACGACTCCACGGTGACATCCATCAGGAAGTCTGACATAGAGAAGCAGTTCCAGGGCAAGGAGAGTGCATACATGCTGTTCTATAGAAAAACACAGCTGCACAGACCCAGTGAGG CACTGAACAATCCCCAATATAAAGTTCCTCCTCATCTCATCCAACTGGCCAAAGAGGAAAACGTCAAACTCCAGCAGATGCG AGAGAAGTTTGAGGCTACGAACAATACTATAGAGCTGCGTCTCCACTTGGCACACCGTTACAGGCTGGAGAATGGAGcactgcagccaatcagcaagCAGAATGGGAGCAGCGCTCTGAGTTTTGACCGCAGAAAGACTGTGGGAGATCTTCGTTTAGCTATTTATCAG ATGCAGGAACTGTGGGAAGGGGATATGGCTCTAACTATGGCCAAGAGTCTTCCTGCAGGTTTGCACCTGTACAACACCATGACAG ATGACGGCGTTTCCCTGTACGGTGCAGGTATCCAGACAAACTCTGACCTGTTTGTGTGGAACGGCAAAGAG GTGTGTGGTGTGAGCGTCCTAACTGGAGCTGAGTGGGAGCCGGTGCTGCTGACCGTAGTTCGGCCCTTTTTGGGGCAAGATGCAGCAGAGTGTGAGGCGGGGAGTGGAGGATCGGAAAATGGGGGAGCTAGACTTAAACGGGAGGCGAGAGGTTTTGCAGGTGCTGTGACGCTTGGGCAGGTGAGGGCGGCACTCGGGGAGCCCAAGCAGATTCTGCTGTGCCAGGAGCGCAAGGGGGGGCCGAGAGGTGAGCAGGGtgagggagaaggaggcgggGCGACTGGATGGAGGCTGTTCCCCCCTGCTGACATGCAGCGGACGCTGAAGGAGCTGTCGCTGAAAGATGGCGACGCGTTGTTGGTGCTGGAGCCGCAGTCTCTGGATAGCAG TGTGTTCACTCTGAACGGAGACATAGTCACCGTGACTACGCCGTCTGACTGCCGATGGCTCATGGTGGAGTTTCGACCACCTGTGGGagtagaagaggaagaggaggagaggagaaagattAAGGTTCCTGCTACGGGAAATATG CTCCTGTGGGAGGTGAAACGGAGGGCCATAGAGGAGCTGCAGTTGAACAAGCAGCCCCGAG ATGCACGGTTCTGTCTGAGGCAGATGGACTGCACAGGGAAACTCCTTCCTCCAG TGTGTGAGGAGCTGAGTGTTCGGGATGCAGGCGTGCGACTCATGACCACGCTGACACTCTGTCCGGGAAATGCCCCTAAGGCCTCACAG ATCTTTTTGCACTTCTCTGTGGgcgcagcgccccctgctggcatAGAGATGGACATAATTGTGGAAAACAGTTGTACTGTGAAAGAG TGTCTCAAGGCGATGCTGGATTGCGTTGGACTTGATG GCACCTGTTGGCACTTGAGTAGACTCGACTGGTGTGAGGAAGTAGGAGAGCCACTTATGGATGAG GATGCTTCTCTGTCAGAGCTGAAGATAATCAACGGAGAGATATTAATCATCACGGAAGGACAGCTTCCGCCAAAG GGTTTTCTCAAGCTGTCCGTGTGGTTGTATCTGGATCCCGCTAACGCCGCCCTGCAGTTCAATCACACTGACGACGGCCGCCCCGAGGAGCCAACGCTGGCGGTTGTGATGGAACGGCCCCGTCGCTCACCTCCTCTGTGTGCTGACGACAGGGCACAGCTGAGGAACGCGGGACAGGTGGAGATCTCAGAAGACGCCACCCTGGAGGATCTGAAGACTCAG GTGTTGACTCTGCCTGCCCTTCAGGATGTGTGCGTGCCAACCGCTGCGTTCGTGCGTGTGTGGCAGCTTGATGGAGGGCAGTTGGCACGAATCCTCAGAGGGCAACAGTTTACGCTCAA gaagctgaagctgacCGGTGGTACGGACCTTTGTGTGCAACAGTTGCTTAAAGAGGAAGATCTTAG CCCTAAGGAGATGTTGCTTCATGTTAAAATGGGAGTACCAGGGGAGAGGCGCTACTACCCTGCAGAAGAGCTAATATGGGATGCGTCCCATGACTCCGCTCCTCATTCTCTGCGTTCTTGTCTGGCTGCACACTATGGCCTCTCCCCAGACTCTCTGCTGTTGGCCAAACACCAGCCTGCCAAACACACCTGGGAAGAGATCTCAAACTGG AGCCAGCAGGTttccaaaaagaaaaggaagaagaaagcgGAATCGCTGCTGGGTGCCCCGTTTCACTTTAAAGATGGCGACACGATCGGCATCAAG AATCTTCTGATCGACAACAACAGGGACTTTGTCACCCTTGAGGACGAGCAGGGCCAGCAGAGGCTCAGGGAGCAGGCAGAGGAACGCCGGAAAGG agaGCAGGCTACAGGCGGTGACGGGCCTCAGAAAAAGACTGGACTGAACAAAGTCAGGAAACCGGAGGTGGCGCTGTCGATCAGCGTTGGCGTATTCAGATAG